One window of the Branchiostoma lanceolatum isolate klBraLanc5 chromosome 3, klBraLanc5.hap2, whole genome shotgun sequence genome contains the following:
- the LOC136429503 gene encoding tumor necrosis factor receptor superfamily member 5-like, with product MSSRGEVLRMGQRDSYKITTVVLILLHVVKGETCTENQYRPFARPWCCTSKCGPGTRISRPCDEDDEDSTECVPCGEGLYNSGTDQDRCIPKDRCNGPNEEVKTNGTDRTDNVCQCKIGSYKDGEVCRHGPVCKPGTGANRDDVNPDQTGYR from the exons ATGTCAAGTCGTGGGGAGGTGCTCAGAATGGGCCAAAGGGACTCCTATAAGATCACAACG GTGGTCCTGATATTGCTGCATGTAGTGAAGGGAGAGACCTGTACAGAGAACCAGTACAGGCCCTTCGCCCGCCCTTGGTGCTGCACCAGCAAGTGTGGGCCAG GAACGCGAATCTCGCGGCCATGTGATGAGGATGACGAAGACAGTACCGAGTGTGTGCCATGCGGAGAAGGTCTCTACAACTCTGGGACAGATCAAGACAG GTGTATCCCAAAAGACCGGTGTAATGGACCGAACGAGGAGGTTAAAACTAACGGCACAGACAGGACCGATAACGTATGCCAGTGTAAGATCGGATCCTACAAGGATGGGGAGGTATGTCGCCATGGACCTGTCTGTAAACCGGGCACTGGGGCAAATCGGGATG atgtcaacccggaccagact GGGTATCGCTGA